From a region of the Cyprinus carpio isolate SPL01 chromosome B21, ASM1834038v1, whole genome shotgun sequence genome:
- the LOC109110592 gene encoding olfactory receptor 52D1-like has product MDNVSYSMILTLMVPKETKSYLHVYFICFLALYLFILSINIRLVMVIIMEKALHEPMYMFLCHVCINGVYGASGFYPKILSDLILDSYVISFHMCALQAYVIYSSLLSEITILTVMAYDRYVAICKPLEYHSKLTKITCVKLILFSWVFTNGFCVTAALLTNLRPICKYHIDKLYCDNWSIVKLSCVSSFVNNVFGYAIIVIFFSFIVLIIVSYFKLISACKASLESRRKFWQTCLPHILSLMNFTFAILFDSMYSRYGANDISESLRNFLALELVIVPPVFNPLIYGLNIRAVRKRVFTCSK; this is encoded by the coding sequence ATGGATAATGTTTCTTACTCTATGATACTGACACTTATGGTGCCAAAAGAAACTAAATCATACttgcatgtatattttatatgctttCTAGCCTTATATCTCTTTATACTGTCAATTAATATTCGTCTTGTTATGGTCATTATAATGGAGAAAGCTCTTCATGAACCAATGTACATGTTCTTGTGTCATGTGTGTATAAATGGAGTTTATGGAGCCTCCGGATTCTACCCAAAAATTTTGTCTGATTTAATATTGGATTCATATGTGATCTCCTTTCATATGTGTGCTCTGCAAGCCTATGTTATCTACAGTTCTTTACTTTCTGAGATCACAATATTAACAGTGATGGCTTATGATAGATATGTAGCCATATGCAAACCTTTGGAGTATCattctaaattaactaaaatcacCTGTGTGAAACTAATTCTGTTCTCATGGGTTTTTACCAATGGCTTTTGTGTTACAGCAGCCCTGTTAACAAACTTGAGACCTATTTGTAAATATCACATTGACAAATTATATTGTGACAACTGGTCAATTGTAAAACTGTCCTGTGTATCATCTTTTGTTAATAACGTCTTTGGATATgctattatagttatattttttagCTTTATAGTTCTTATCATAGTGTCCTACTTTAAACTGATCTCTGCATGTAAAGCATCTTTAGAAAGCAGAAGGAAATTCTGGCAAACATGTCTGCCACACATATTATCGCTGATGAATTTCACTTTTGCCATTCTTTTTGATAGTATGTATAGCAGATATGGTGCAAATGACATTTCAGAGAGTTTGCGTAATTTTTTGGCTCTTGAACTGGTGATAGTCCCACCTGTGTTCAATCCTCTAATCTATGGGTTAAATATAAGAGCAGTGCGTAAAAGAGTTTTCACTTGCAGCaagtga